From bacterium, one genomic window encodes:
- the murF gene encoding UDP-N-acetylmuramoyl-tripeptide--D-alanyl-D-alanine ligase — MKTISLKILRWALKGLAKNFVSRYQPGIVAVTGSVGKTSTKEAIKAVLSRERRVRATSGNFNNEIGVPLTILGDWQKIEKPAFWFWARVILSALIRILNPHKSAYPEILVLEYAADRPGDIKYLLEIVRSQIAVVTAIGNIPAHVEFYSGPEALAREKSKIVEQLPTVGFAILNADDALVLDMKNRTRSQIMTFGFNDFAQIKITGFENFSDNGPTGIAFKLEYGGNFVPVKINGAFGKGQAYAAAAAACVGLIFGMNLVKIAEALAENFKPPLRRMNLVKGVKGTFIIDDSYNASPLSMRLALETLKELKAKRKVAVLGDMLEIGKYSLEAHEEIGKFAAGFVDLLITIGPRAKFIAEAAAKAGLDKENISSFLIAEEAKKEVELKIKKGDLILVKGSRAIGLDKVVEEIKQV; from the coding sequence ATGAAAACTATTTCATTAAAAATTTTACGATGGGCTTTGAAAGGATTGGCCAAAAATTTTGTTTCGCGTTATCAGCCCGGCATTGTTGCGGTAACCGGCAGTGTCGGAAAAACTTCCACTAAAGAAGCGATTAAGGCCGTTCTTTCAAGAGAACGGCGCGTCAGGGCGACCAGCGGCAATTTTAACAACGAAATTGGAGTGCCGCTGACAATTTTGGGCGACTGGCAAAAAATTGAAAAACCGGCTTTCTGGTTCTGGGCAAGAGTAATATTATCAGCATTAATCCGCATTTTAAATCCGCATAAATCAGCGTACCCCGAGATATTGGTTTTGGAATATGCCGCTGATCGGCCGGGCGACATTAAATATCTTTTGGAAATCGTACGGTCGCAGATTGCGGTGGTGACCGCTATCGGCAATATTCCCGCGCATGTTGAATTTTATTCCGGGCCGGAAGCCTTGGCTCGGGAGAAAAGCAAAATAGTTGAACAATTGCCGACAGTGGGATTTGCTATTTTAAACGCCGATGACGCTTTAGTACTGGATATGAAAAATCGGACTCGTTCCCAGATAATGACTTTTGGATTTAACGATTTCGCTCAGATAAAAATTACGGGATTTGAAAATTTTTCCGACAACGGGCCGACCGGCATCGCTTTTAAATTAGAATACGGCGGGAATTTTGTTCCGGTGAAAATAAACGGCGCTTTTGGAAAAGGCCAGGCCTATGCCGCAGCGGCCGCTGCTTGCGTTGGATTGATTTTCGGAATGAACTTGGTTAAAATTGCGGAAGCCTTGGCTGAAAATTTCAAGCCGCCATTGCGAAGAATGAATTTGGTTAAGGGTGTTAAGGGAACTTTTATTATTGATGACAGCTATAACGCTTCGCCCCTTTCCATGCGGTTAGCCTTGGAAACGCTTAAAGAATTGAAAGCCAAAAGAAAAGTGGCGGTTTTGGGCGATATGCTGGAAATCGGAAAATATAGCCTGGAAGCCCATGAGGAGATAGGAAAGTTCGCCGCCGGCTTCGTTGATTTGTTGATAACTATCGGCCCCCGAGCTAAATTTATCGCCGAGGCGGCTGCTAAAGCCGGACTGGATAAAGAAAATATTTCCAGTTTTCTTATCGCCGAAGAAGCCAAAAAAGAAGTGGAATTGAAAATTAAAAAAGGGGATTTAATTTTAGTGAAGGGTTCAAGGGCCATAGGATTGGATAAAGTAGTGGAGGAGATAAAACAGGTTTAA